ATGAGCTAAATACAAGCTGCTTTCTCAGACCTTGCTGCTCTTCAACACATCCTGCTCTGATGTTCCTGCCTTTTATAAAGAAGTGATGGTGAAAGAAAAGCATAATTCGCAAgcaaatttgattttatttcattgtgttcTAGATAACGGTCAACGTCATCCATCTAACCAAAGCGAACAACAGCAGTTAAACGACACAAAGCCAAATACAGGAATCGGATTCCTTGACCCTCAGCTGAACCCATGTTATAAACCAGGTTAAGGAAAAGACTGTGATATTAGTTTGCAGTGGGATAACATCCTGCGAGCCTCActactgacatctagtggacaCTGACATCTGCTGGAAACATTAACTTATGGTTTCTCAGTTTTCcacttatttgtatttgtcaaaaCATGAAACTAAACCCTTGCGCAGACCTTTGGGTGTTAAAATGAAAGATACTTTTACGTTTACATTTCGCATGTAAAAGTGCATGAAATGAACACAATTAAATGACATTGAGGTTTCACCTTAACAACACCGCTGCTGCTTCAACACATGCAAACTTAAAAGGGCAGGACACAACACATGACAAAAGTAACAGCACTATATATTCACACAAGTACGGCTGTCCGTTCCCACATGGTTGAGTGATGCAATCACACACTGTAAGCTTGTCTGCTCCATTCTGCAGTGCTTTGCCATTAAATGTCACCACAATAACAGCCCCCACCGACCATGTTAGCTGGTCTCCTGAGGAACGCTTCCGCTCTGCCACACGCTGAGCAGACCTCATTCATGTCACTGAGCGTCCGGGTAGAAAACCTTGATATGAATAGCCGAGTTGTTGCGTGTACGCGTCATGGGCTCCCCGGCCTCGTCGGGATCCTCAGGTTCCAGGtcatccaccagctccaccGTAGAGGTGTTGGCCGCcagctgcagcgccccctggctgGTGGCTTGCAGCTGAAGGGCAATGTTGATGGCCCGGTTGATGGCGAGGCCCAGGCCGTGGACACAGATCTCCCTGTGACCCCCTCCTTCCAGAAGCTTCTGACAGCGAGCCAGCTGAGCACGGAAATCCGTCTTCATGTTGACATAGACGTCGTTGCGTCTCTTCGGGAGTTTGCGGGGGAGGCGCTTCCTAAGGGTATACTCCACAGGGTCCATGTCCACAGCTGGCGAAGtggagtctgtgtgtgctggGGCTGCCTGCGGGATGGAAGACGTCCCTGGATTGCGTGGATCCGCCATGTTTGTTTGCGTCAGTTACGGCAGCCGCCTATTGATGAAGCTGGGGGAACAgagacattttataaaacaaaaataaactcacTCAATTGTTCTATTGGGAAAATCAAccaaaaaaatgtcatcttctCAAAGTTGGTAGAATTATTCAacgctaaccctaacccttttgaATCGTTTGcacacatgaaaataaacaataccTCACTAGTAATTATAAATAGCTACAAtttcactttatatttaaatcaaatcaacaaaTGTTCTCAGCTCCACAACTGCATctcataaattaaaaatattgtgGGTTTTTTTCATAGTCTAATTCAAAAAGTCGAAGTTTCAAAGTCAGCACTATTTTAATGAGATAGATAAAAGcttgaaacatttgtttgtatgtaaaCATAACTGAGGATAACTTTTGAGATGCACCTTTTAATCCTGGGGAGCCTGCAGTCattgcctgccccccccccccctccctattGACAGAATATGGAAGAAATGTATAAAACGTGAGAGTTTAAGATTAAAAAGCATGAGGAGACTGATACAGACGCTTTGCCTGTGGACAGACGGGCTAGCATTCAGACGTTAGCTAGCGCTAGCAGTGGCTAAGCCAGCTAgccgtgtgtgttttgttttattccgATGAAGCGTCCGCGCTGGGGCTGGTTCGTGTATGTGCAGAGGTCGCTCACCTTCAGGAGGAAGGAGTCCGGGGACCGAGCTGCCTTCTCTGTCCTCGCtaagctcgggggggggggggggttgcgtgCTTTCCACCTAGCTGCTGCTTTAGCTGCTGCTTTCGCCAAGCGGATGTTTGTCGCTTCCGTGCGCCGGAAGTTTGAGTTCACGTGATATCGGAATAATCGGAAAAAcggttcttcttctttttcttgtggCGTTTGTTGGCTGAGTCACTTAAACACGAATGAATATGTTGTTTCCATAATGGTTGCACCCAGaattaatatatgtttttatcatAATAAGCATTATTATCGGTGcctattattattgtttcttgTTATCGGTAATTGGAATGTTGTTATTACATTCTTATTTACTTAGTTTCTccagtattattattgttgttgtattgttttgtcaATATTTTGTCTCTTATCTTGCAAAGTtgcataaaatatatatttgtactgACATGTCACACATTATACAACGACCTGTCAATGTGTTGTTTAAAACACATAGAATACTACACAGTTTGTCgatgtttctttttgttgttctgttttttgtcCACACACCGACTCCATAACTCGGGGAAATGGGATCCTCCGAGGAGCACCTGAACGCGCACGGGTATGACAACAACATGGCGCCACTGTTTATACCGGTTTATACACATGTTAGCAGTGGGTGAGTGTGCACCGTGAGATAAAGGTCAAAGATGGATGAGAGGGTCGCGGCCGCGGAGGGGATTGACTGGGGAGAAAGTGGAGCTGAAGAGGACATGTCTGATCGGGACAAACCTTTATTAAAGAGCGTCCACACTGATCTTCCTCTGCCCCTCTCCTGTCCTGTGAAATACACACTGATCAAAGGGGACTATCTCTACTTCCATTATGGCTGCGATGGACAAGATGACAGAGGCTGGGGATGTGGCTACCGCACCGTCCAGACGATGGCCTCCTGGATCCGCCACAACTTGTCTCCACCGAAGCACCAGAGCAGACCCCCACCCAGCCTCCCAGAGATCCAGCGGGCCTTGGTGGCCATGGGGGACAAGCCGGGCTCCTTCTCGGGCTCCAGGGACTGGATCGGAACCTTCGAGGCCTCCCTGGTTCTGGACTATTTCTATGACGTCCCCTGTAAGTTGGTGCACATCAGGGGTGGAGAGGCACAGCTGGAGCATGTCGCAGCGGAGGAGCTCCATCAGCACTTTGAGAAGCATGGTTCTCCGGTCATGATGGGCGGGGACAGGGACAATTCCTCTAAATGTGTAGTGGGGGTGTGCACCGGGGACACGGGGAGTCACTTGCTGGTCGTTGACCCTCACTACTATGGACGTCAGCTGGAGaagacagagctgcagagacgaggGTGGGTGGTGTGGAGAAGAGTGTCCTCTTTGGACCAGAGTTCTTTCTATAATCTGTGCTTGCCTCAGACTGCCAAAAAACTAACGTAAACTGGATGGCAGACCTATGACACAAACAAAGTAGTTGTTATTTGTGTGGATGAACGATCGGAAATCCGGGTATTTATCATCTATGTGCCATAGAAAGTTAATGTGTTGTCAGTATGTATGTTGACAAGGAGCTGCAGCGCCACCCTGTGGATATAGTTAGAGTATGTTATGGTGTGGTgatcaatttatttttcaaaatataatatCACGTTGAATCCAAGATCTTCTTCGATACATATACAGTGTCTCACTCACTGTTTTTTTCTATTGTGTCAAAACTAAATGCATTTCTGGGTTGATTTTAATTACTTCCAATTCTTTCCATTTTGTTAGTTTGAAGTTGAGTAGCCAGATGATTAAAAATGGACTAGATGCCATCAGTATTTACTTTAGTCATTGTAAACTTAGGAAAATAATCTTTTGtgactgtatttattattatagactgatttaaaatatcggacaagatggtgaatgtcCCTTGTACGCTGTGGGACATTCACCATCTTCTATCCTATATTCTTAACACTAGGTTTTATTGGAcatttaattttacttttgaCCATCAGTTAATCGCAAAAAGTACTAAAGATTCAATTGTTCAAGCTTCACAAATATGAGGATTTTTGgctttttcataaataaataaaaatccacattttGTATACATCCCCTTTGCTttctaataaaatattttacaaaccccaaaaatgtaatctacTGAATTATTTTCAGGAAATCagtaatgaaaaaaatcataGATATTAAGACTTAATGACacagttttaatgtgtttttgacCCTCAAGAACAACAAACCTTTCTCTAATCCCCAAATTCTAAATTTCTAACATTCTCTAATCTTCCAATTCAAGAGACATAGCAGccatttgattttaattatcCGGCACACAGTCCTTGTAGAAAATCTGGAAGTTCCGGTCCACATCCATCCTCCCTTTGAGGAACTTCTCAAGGTTCTTGAGAGGGACCTCCACCAGGTGGTTGTTGACATGGTCGTTCAGCCCGTAAGCTCCGAACGCGGGGAACTTGTAGCGCACAAAGTACGGTGCATTTTGGTCAAACTCGGTGCAGCAGTAGGCCGACCACATGTATTCTGGCACCGTCACCCGGTCCAGGTTGTTGCGGCGGATCGTGTGCCCGGAGGTCGTCACCCCGGTGACCACGAAGGCCTTGCCGCGGCAGTAGTTGTTGAGGCGCTTGCGAATCACCTCCTCGTGCTCTGCCCAGGGGCCCAGGTTGAACTCCCGGCTCTGAGGTACCACGTTCGTCAAGCTGTAGGTGGAGGCTTTGTCCAGAGGGTCCGCCTGATGCTCGTCGGGGTTCAGTTGGCCTCGCTCATATTTAACCACATCGGCGTAATCCTCGAGGACGGCTTGGGTGTCCTCAAAGTTCATATGCATGCTTGCGGATTGTGGGAAGGGctccatgttgctgctgcttttctctgaggCCAACTgtagggggagacagaggagaagcacTGCAGTATTGCTTGAAATGCAGTTGACAGTTTTACTACTTCAGAAAATGATAATTTACATCATTATTCATATTCAGACATTTTACCATGTTACCAACATTTGACCTGTACAGTGGAGCATTGGTGGTAAACTGTTCATAACTTACTTGTAGCCACAGTGGTGTTGTTGCGCCAGCTGTCTAACTGCATTGTAAggtgtgaatataaatattaaaaaatcaGGCAAAGAACAGTCTACCTTGAATTTAGATTGAAATGTGCCTAAAATAATATAGAAATAGCTCTCACCTGGGGCTCAAACATCCAAGGGAAGTCCACCTTCTTCTCCCCATCCGACTTCTTGAACGTGTAGGCAGAATAGACGGGGATGTGTTTGCGGGGGTCGTACAGGGTGACGTAGCGCGGCATGTCCTCGTACCTCTGGCAGATCTTCTTAAAGGAGTTGCCCAGGTAGCCCCGGGGTGGAGTGCCCATGTAGAGTGATTCCTTACAGCGTTCCACATGGTTGAAGTCCTCCACAACTCCTGCTCGGGCCCCCTGGAGCAGCACACAGACCAGCACGGCCATGATCGCACCAATTGCAGGTGGACGCATAATCATGGCCGCTCcttttccctccatctctcaccTTTCAGGGCCTTTTAGAcgtctcttctccctcttccgatgtctctctctctctcacctgtaaTGCACCACTGCAACGCTGCTATTGTCGAATAAATGCAGCCTCTGTCCCGGCTCTATCAGGCCCAGCATTTCCCTTCTCACCTCATCTGTGCCTCGAGGCAACAGGCCTCCCATTGTGAAGTCTTTTGCATGTATTCAAAGTGCCCCGATTGTCAGCAATTCACGAGCCCTGAACGAAATCCATCAGCGAGAGCATTTTTATCGCCGTGTGAAACCGCAGAGGGAAGAAATAATGAATGAGAcgtgtgcagatggagatgtcGTTATGTTTTGCGTCAAGTTTTTCTACATACCAGTCAGAGTGCGCCCTCCCAAGGATAGATACCAATGCTCAAGAGTTTATATGTCTCAGGGAAAAAAAGCTTATGAAAAGCTTTGTCAGTGTTGATGCAATAACTGTACAACTGCTGGTGCTGTAAAGGTATGTGACTGTTCCATCAAAACACAACTAAAAGTGAGTGACATATCACAGAAAGGCTTCACACACTGTCCAGTGAGACTTTGCTAAGGTTTATTATTGCTGATTAGACAAACCAGGTTCTTGTAAACATGGggataaataaagataattagGCCAAACACCAGCATTACAGCTTAACCTGTGTGGCTGGGTCACAGTCACCGACAAAGATCTGAAAGTTCTGGTCTACGAAGGTGGTCCTCTGGAGGAACTCCTTCAGCTTCTGGACGGACATTTCCACCACCTCGTTGTTCTCCTCGTTGAGGCCGTAGTGGGCAAAAGACGGGAACTTGTAGCGCTCAGCATAAGGAGCGTTGTGGTCGAAGTCAACACAGCAGTACGCCGACCACAGGTACGTTGGCACTGCGATGCGGTTGATGTTTTCCCGGCGGATCATCTTCCCCGACGTGGTGACCCCCGTGACGACGTAAGCTCGGCCCCGGCAGTAGTTGTTCAGCCGTTTGCGGACGACATGCTCCCGTTTGCTCCAGACTGTTTTGTGGAAGCCGGGCATCATGGGTACCACGTTGGTCAGGGTGTAGGTGGCGGCCTTGTCGTCGGGCTCGCCCTGATGCTCGTCCGGGTTGAGGCTGCCACGTTCGTAGAGGACGGCGTTCGAGTAGTCGTCCAGGACGGCTTGGGCATCTTCAAAATTCTTGTGGATGTAACCACGCGGGAAGGGCTGCATCTCATCGGTGTCAGAGGATGTGGATAGCTGTGAAGACAGGACCCGGATGAAATggttttggtaaatggttttgtaattATATAGCGcttctctagtcttgatgaccactcaaaccgctttacagtacagttttacattcacccattcacacacacattcatacagtacatctattcacagcacatTGTTGTTCTACGGGGGGGctattcagggttcagcatctcgCCCAAGAACAccttggcatgcagatgggtcagactggggatcggaCTGCctaccttcaggttggaggacggccactctacccctcagccacagccgcccttgATAAGGATATTACAACAGAGCGGCGATGGCTAAAACAGTTCTCACGTGATCTCGGCAAAGAAAAGACCTTCTTCCCACCTTGTGTCCAaccttttatttgtctttaccTGAGGTTCATACATCCAAGGCACATCGAGGCACCTCTCCCCCTCGGAGCGTTTGAAGGTGTAGGCCGAGTAGACAGGTATACGGTCCACGGTGTTGTACAGCGTCACGTAGCGGGCCCTCTTGTTGTAACGTTGACAAATGAACTGCAGGGCGTGGTGCCCCAGCCCTGTCGGCGGGGTCCCCATGTAGAGGAATTCCCTGCACTCTGGAGACAGCTCTTTCTCCACTCTCCCCCTCACCGCTGATGTTAACAAGGCCACGAGCAGGACGCCCTTCTGCGCCCAAAATGCCATGGCCAGGAGGCGACCGATGTCAGGTGTCCTTCTTTGAATTAAGTCTCTGTATCTGCCAGTGGAGCTGACACAGGACACAGGTTTCACACTGTTCTCCTATCTGAGCTCAATATGCAAAACACTGCGCCTCTTACACCTCGGATCCACCCCCAGCCAGAGGGACAGTTATAGAGACACAGTCATAGAGATTTCAAAGTTTACCTGTAGCCTGTGCTTTGCGGAATTCCAAGTCGTTTCGATTGGTTTTAATGGCAGCATCTTTTGGaggaatttaaataattatatagtGGTATTTTCTGTTTGAGTTTAGCAAGAcgtgtttgtttaaaaagtcaGAACATTCTTTGAGACTAATAACAGGACAAAAAGTGAGTGTCCAGGGTTGGTGCAAATACATCGGTGGCGACTTGCAATAGAAACTATATTAAAAAGGGATTTAACTTTACGGTCATAATCTATTACATTGCATTACatgacattatttattatttaaccatgaaggtacaaacccagaccAGCAAGAATCATGTTATTACAATTAGcttaaaaaaagccaaactaaaaagtgcaTAATCTGTTCAGAATGGTATAGTGAAAATGTTTCTTATACAAATCAGGATGTGTTGGCAAACTCTTCTATGGCCCACTCGTCCTCACTGATACTGATGGATAATCTGTGGAAATTAAGAGCTACTAGTAGTGTTCACCCTGAAAATGCCTGTTTTGAACGGGCTGTTACTTGTCCTGTTTAAATGCTCCAGAGCCACTTCAGAATGTtgtccttgtcattagtgagtcctcctcacaCAGATCTACAAttcacttttttattctttgtgtgctggatgttgtgcagaactttgtatattttttatttgcagatTGAAgtaagaaaactttgtgttcatcctacctggattatctgcaatgaagaatGTATAGGCAATGGTCCAATTCTCAAAATGATCTGACGACGGTGTGACACAGTTGCGGACCAATGCTGCAGTTCAgccatattcatatttattaataGTTAACACATTGCACATACAggcagacagatgtttgtggaattagtagctAGGTTTCAAAACACATGACAAGGTCTCTATCGAAGTTTATAATCTTAGTTAGGTTCTGTTTCCTCAGGCCATGTCTGTGTTCGCCTTGAGGGGATTTTCTGACACACAGCCTTTATAGAAAATAGTCATGTCCCTAAAGATGTCAGCCTGGCTCCTCAGGAAATCCTCCAGAGTCTTCAGAGGCACCTCCACCACACTGTGGCCAGTCTGTCCATTCAGTGCGTAGCCCCCGTAACTGGGGAACATAAACCTCACCTCATATGGGGAGTTGCGGTCGAACCAGGGGCAGCAGTACGCCAGCCACAAGTGTTTCGGGATCGCTAGGCGGTCCCTGTTGTCTCGCTGGATAGTCGCCCCTGAAACCGTCACCCCTGCCACCATGAAAGATTTGCCTTGGCAGAAGTTATTGAGGCGCCGGCGGACAGCGTCCAAGTATGGATTCCAGGAGGTATCCAGGAAGTCTGTGATTAATGGCGCCACGTTGGTCAGGGTGTAGGTGGAGGATTTGTCATCTGGCTCTGCTTGGTGCAAGTCAGGATTCAGCGGGCCACGTCTGTACCCGACGGCGTCTGTGTAGTCCTCCAGCACGGCCTGGCTGCCCTCAATCCGAGGGGGGGAGTCGTCAGTGAGGGGAAGGGCTCTCATTTGTCCACTTTCATCACCAGAGAGCAGCTGTAGGGAAGTAATACAAAATGAGGCCTTGTTTATTTTGGAAATGGCTGTAGCCCAAAACAACTCTGGCATGCAGTATACCACAGGTGAAATATGCACCTGCATTTTGGCACTAGTTGCCAACTAGTAGCTTATTTCCATCCCTGTATAATTAGAGTGTTTGGGGGAATATTTAAGGGAATATAAACTTATTTTGTTTATACACAGTAATGCACAACTCATTTATGTCTGTTATCTTCAATGTTttgaatattgttatttttttgctgATGTGCTCTGTTGCATCTATCAcacttctctctgaggtttctgaatttattttcttgctaaaagttttttttggggTACTTTCTGAaggttgagggcagaggatgttccaccttgttaagccctaccACCcaatttgtgatttgtgaatatgggcatCACAAATGAAATGCTATGGATTAATTCACTCTCTGTACCTGAGGCTCAAACATCCAGGGTGTGTCCATCCTGCTCTTCCCATCGGACTTCTGAAAGATGTAGGCCGAGTAGAGGGGTAGACGGCGGCTGCTGTCGTACAATGTGGCATAGCGCGCTTTGTCTGCGTACATCTGGCAGATCCACCTCAGGCTGTGCCCTCCGACCCCTGCAGGTGGAGTCTCCATGTAGAAAAAATGGCTGCAGTCTCTGAAGCTGTGTGACACGGTGGCACTCACCGGGTGGAAGCCCGTCAGCAGGGAGAAGGACAGGGCCCAGGTGCGGAACAGACGCATCCTCACTCAATGGGAGTGGATGGAGAAACAAGCTATTTCCACCTACATGTCTGGGTTTGTCATGTTCTGCCACACAGCTGTATGAAGGAGGAAATCAGCTTTTTCCGTTTCAGGTATGGTCTTGTATTGGTGTTGCCTTCATATTCGTTCTAAGGGCTGTTGGACAGAGGCTTAGAAatgcaaagcagcagcagcagctcagagtgaAACCATTGGCTGGATCATGGACTTATCTGGTTCTACAATGTCGGTGTGGCCATGCATCTCTGCACAAGCTTTGTCCACGTTCTCACTTATCACACAAAGTCACTGTCTCCACTGTAATTTACTTATTTAAGACTATTTTTGAAACATATATTAGAAGCACATCCGGAGCTGAATTGGCCACTGACACTGCACATTATGAGGGCTGTGTCAATTTTATAAGAaaagtcattttaaacacaGTATGGAAcgttataaaataaaattacaggGTGCATTTTGACACAGGATCCCATGAAGACTTTGCAGCTTAAGGTTCTCATTTCAGTTGGATAATCCTGAACACAAGTGCAAttgaacatttttaattcaatgtCATAGGTTTGCCTCGGAAAGTGTGGTGCCCAGTTGGTCCCCTTGACTGGTTTGATCACCTGCAAGTCACATTTGAACCTGCAGGTGATCAAACCATCTTTTTAACCATCATAATTGATCAATTTTCAGAATTCACATCCTATCAAACTAACTCAAGTTTAAATATctacacaaattaaaaagcttCTTTCATTCCCTCATAAGTGATCACTCCCTGGATGACAGACACGTTAGATGTTATTCAATAAAAGCAGTTGAAATTGCAGAAATTGTGGAA
This sequence is a window from Platichthys flesus chromosome 24, fPlaFle2.1, whole genome shotgun sequence. Protein-coding genes within it:
- the pop7 gene encoding ribonuclease P protein subunit p20, with product MADPRNPGTSSIPQAAPAHTDSTSPAVDMDPVEYTLRKRLPRKLPKRRNDVYVNMKTDFRAQLARCQKLLEGGGHREICVHGLGLAINRAINIALQLQATSQGALQLAANTSTVELVDDLEPEDPDEAGEPMTRTRNNSAIHIKVFYPDAQ
- the ufsp1 gene encoding inactive Ufm1-specific protease 1, with protein sequence MDERVAAAEGIDWGESGAEEDMSDRDKPLLKSVHTDLPLPLSCPVKYTLIKGDYLYFHYGCDGQDDRGWGCGYRTVQTMASWIRHNLSPPKHQSRPPPSLPEIQRALVAMGDKPGSFSGSRDWIGTFEASLVLDYFYDVPCKLVHIRGGEAQLEHVAAEELHQHFEKHGSPVMMGGDRDNSSKCVVGVCTGDTGSHLLVVDPHYYGRQLEKTELQRRGWVVWRRVSSLDQSSFYNLCLPQTAKKLT
- the si:dkey-85k7.10 gene encoding endonuclease domain-containing 1 protein yields the protein MAVLVCVLLQGARAGVVEDFNHVERCKESLYMGTPPRGYLGNSFKKICQRYEDMPRYVTLYDPRKHIPVYSAYTFKKSDGEKKVDFPWMFEPQLASEKSSSNMEPFPQSASMHMNFEDTQAVLEDYADVVKYERGQLNPDEHQADPLDKASTYSLTNVVPQSREFNLGPWAEHEEVIRKRLNNYCRGKAFVVTGVTTSGHTIRRNNLDRVTVPEYMWSAYCCTEFDQNAPYFVRYKFPAFGAYGLNDHVNNHLVEVPLKNLEKFLKGRMDVDRNFQIFYKDCVPDN
- the zgc:172339 gene encoding endonuclease domain-containing 1 protein, with protein sequence MGTPPTGLGHHALQFICQRYNKRARYVTLYNTVDRIPVYSAYTFKRSEGERCLDVPWMYEPQLSTSSDTDEMQPFPRGYIHKNFEDAQAVLDDYSNAVLYERGSLNPDEHQGEPDDKAATYTLTNVVPMMPGFHKTVWSKREHVVRKRLNNYCRGRAYVVTGVTTSGKMIRRENINRIAVPTYLWSAYCCVDFDHNAPYAERYKFPSFAHYGLNEENNEVVEMSVQKLKEFLQRTTFVDQNFQIFVGDCDPATQVKL
- the LOC133950279 gene encoding endonuclease domain-containing 1 protein-like translates to MRLFRTWALSFSLLTGFHPVSATVSHSFRDCSHFFYMETPPAGVGGHSLRWICQMYADKARYATLYDSSRRLPLYSAYIFQKSDGKSRMDTPWMFEPQLLSGDESGQMRALPLTDDSPPRIEGSQAVLEDYTDAVGYRRGPLNPDLHQAEPDDKSSTYTLTNVAPLITDFLDTSWNPYLDAVRRRLNNFCQGKSFMVAGVTVSGATIQRDNRDRLAIPKHLWLAYCCPWFDRNSPYEVRFMFPSYGGYALNGQTGHSVVEVPLKTLEDFLRSQADIFRDMTIFYKGCVSENPLKANTDMA